A part of Setaria viridis chromosome 8, Setaria_viridis_v4.0, whole genome shotgun sequence genomic DNA contains:
- the LOC117866923 gene encoding uncharacterized protein encodes MAAASRAGDPPESTRLRVGDDIAWSEINGVYDRDDSLKENTNPKCLLKNHPHHNNGSSQRFSGNLKPTAAPIIGLSGKLGGGGRRQHNHPPAIFPKKAKTGGGGRAPKAAVPEPGSPKVSCIGKVLSDRERARLGRPPRTRGSSRQPGCCGGLGFLMRRSRSRKSAVECVDQSPPPPSLPPLAEAARRRREEKEVEPEPEATTAAAPGLGGMRRFASGRRAAEWAAEMEDDDGRVARSGPL; translated from the coding sequence atggccgccgcctcgcgcgccGGCGACCCGCCGGAGTCGACGCGCCTCCGTGTCGGCGACGACATCGCCTGGTCCGAGATCAACGGCGTCTACGACCGCGACGACTCCCTCAAGGAGAACACCAACCCCAAGTGCCTCCTCAAGAACCACCCCCACCACAACAACGGCTCCTCGCAGCGGTTCTCCGGCAACCTCAAGCCGACGGCCGCGCCCATCATCGGCCTCTCCGGGAAGctcggcgggggcgggcggcggcagcacaaCCACCCGCCGGCAATCTTCCCCAAGAAGGCcaagaccggcggcggcgggcgcgcgccaAAGGCCGCCGTCCCGGAGCCCGGGTCCCCCAAGGTGTCATGCATCGGGAAGGTCCTCTCCGACCGCGAGCGCGCGCGCCTCGGCCGGCCGCCGAGGACGCGCGGGAGCTCGAGGCAGCCCGGGTGCTGCGGCGGGCTCGGGTTCTTGATGCGGCGGAGCAGGTCCAGGAAGAGCGCCGTGGAGTGCGTCGACcagtccccgccgccgccgtcattgCCGCCTCTCGcagaggcggcgaggaggcggagggaaGAGAAGGAGGTGGAACCGGAGCCGGAggccacgacggcggcggcgccggggctggGAGGCATGCGGCGGTTCGCGTcggggaggcgggcggcggagtgggcggccgagatggaggacgacgacgggcgCGTGGCGAGATCTGGGCCGTTGTAG
- the LOC117834768 gene encoding alpha carbonic anhydrase 7 translates to MKESLILAWLNSSSRFPPQNSPSLASSCSCPLEIHPPHTSPYIYARRKARPGLRSLPLQELSRFGTETTNTRRTGISDDEQSYGVPAMVSARAAIGLLVAASSLAVVLSADGGGGPAYGYASGSPTGPENWGKLSPAYAACGKGKQQSPIDIVTKQVVPNPNLDSLSRTYAAANATLVNDGHDITLKFEAGKVGNIAIGGKVYSFDRMHWHAPSDHTVNGQRFPLELHLVHKSADGAVAVIGILYQIGAPDSFYYQLKRQLEEMAGDRCHFGEEESHVEAGLMHLRSLQKRTGSYFRYMGSLTVPPCTENVTWNVLGKVRQISKEQLQLLKAPLPASDARPTQPLNGRTVQFYNPPNSTVSFQM, encoded by the exons ATGAAAGAAAGCCTAATTTTGGCATGGCTAAATTCTTCAAGCAGGTTTCCACCGCAAAATTCACCCTCTCTAGCCAGTAGCTGCTCCTGTCCGCTCGAAATCCATCCACCTCACACGTCTCCGTACATATATGCACGACGAAAAGCCAGGCCGGGTCTCCGATCCCTCCCCCTCCAGGAGCTTTCTAGGTTCGGAACAGAGACGACGAACACACGACGCACCGGCATCAGTGACGACGAGCAATCCTACGGCGTGCCGGCAATGGTGTCTGCCCGTGCGGCCAtcggcctcctcgtcgccgcgtcCTCCCTCGCCGTCGTTCTCTCCG cagatggcggcggcgggccggcgtaCGGGTACGCGTCGGGGAGCCCGACGGGGCCGGAGAACTGGGGGAAGCTGAGCCCGGCGTACGCGGCGTGCGGGAAGGGGAAGCAGCAGTCCCCCATCGACATCGTGACCAAGCAGGTGGTCCCCAACCCCAACCTCGACTCCCTCTCCCGCAcctacgccgccgccaacgccacGCTCGTCAACGACGGCCACGACATCACGCTCAAGTTCGAGGCGGGCAAGGTCGGCAACATCGCCATCGGCGGCAAGGTCTACAGCTTCGACAGGATGCACTGGCACGCGCCCTCCGACCACACCGTCAACGGCCAGAGGTTCCCGCTGGAGCTCCACCTCGTCCACAAGAGTGCCGACGGCGCCGTCGCGGTCATCGGCATCCTCTACCAGATCGGCGCCCCCGACTCCTTCTACTACCAGCTGAAGAGGCAGCTGGAAGAGATGGCCGGCGACAGGTGCCACTTCGGCGAGGAGGAGTCGCACGTCGAGGCGGGGCTGATGCACCTGCGCTCGCTGCAGAAGCGCACGGGGAGCTACTTCCGGTACATGGGGTCGCTCACCGTGCCGCCGTGCACGGAGAACGTGACCTGGAACGTCCTCGGCAAGGTGAGGCAGATCAGCaaggagcagctgcagctgctcaagGCGCCGCTGCCCGCCAGCGACGCGCGCCCAACGCAGCCGCTCAACGGCAGGACCGTCCAGTTCTACAACCCGCCCAACAGCACCGTTTCCTTCCAGATGTAA